In Clostridium sp. JN-1, one genomic interval encodes:
- a CDS encoding HAMP domain-containing sensor histidine kinase, with the protein MKILTNRKIKLLFSWVLLFIFAFTLLSAAFIGLKFENAALCVLICSFCMSISILATGYRYFKEQNKIMENAVTQIKEYISGNQDARIECNDEGELYILFHEVNSLVSILNAHAKNEENAKKFLKNTISNISHQLKTPLAALNVYNGIMQEEAKDLPTIKEFTALSEQELDRIEMLVQNLLKITKLDAGTIMIEKTMENVSEMMDCIERHFSYRAEQEEKKIYLSGNDTVTLLCDRNWLMEAISNIVKNAFDHTQKGNAIRIEWKQFASIVQITIKDNGSGIHPEDLHHIFKRFYRSRFSKDTQGIGLGLPLAKAIVEAHSGTIEVDSELGIGTTFTINFLIPTKL; encoded by the coding sequence ATGAAAATACTGACAAACAGAAAAATCAAATTGCTATTCAGTTGGGTACTGCTGTTCATATTTGCATTCACCCTTCTTTCTGCTGCTTTCATAGGTTTGAAATTTGAAAATGCAGCACTATGTGTATTGATATGTTCCTTTTGCATGAGTATCTCCATATTGGCAACGGGTTACAGGTACTTCAAAGAACAGAATAAAATCATGGAAAATGCCGTAACTCAAATCAAAGAATATATTTCTGGAAATCAAGATGCACGTATTGAGTGTAATGATGAGGGCGAACTATACATATTATTTCACGAAGTAAATTCCTTAGTTTCCATTTTGAATGCCCATGCTAAAAACGAGGAAAACGCAAAAAAGTTTTTGAAAAATACTATATCCAATATTTCTCATCAGTTGAAAACCCCTCTTGCCGCCCTTAATGTCTATAACGGTATTATGCAAGAGGAAGCAAAAGATTTACCTACAATTAAGGAGTTTACTGCTCTTTCAGAGCAGGAACTTGACAGAATAGAAATGCTGGTACAAAATCTCTTAAAAATCACAAAGCTTGATGCTGGAACAATTATGATAGAAAAAACTATGGAAAATGTATCTGAAATGATGGATTGTATAGAAAGACACTTTTCATATCGTGCCGAGCAAGAGGAAAAGAAAATATATCTATCTGGTAATGATACCGTTACCTTATTGTGTGACCGTAACTGGCTAATGGAAGCAATCAGCAATATTGTTAAAAATGCTTTTGACCATACACAAAAAGGTAATGCTATCCGTATTGAATGGAAGCAGTTTGCGTCTATTGTTCAAATTACCATAAAAGATAACGGAAGCGGTATTCACCCAGAGGATTTACACCACATTTTCAAAAGATTTTACCGCAGTCGTTTTTCTAAAGACACGCAAGGTATCGGACTTGGACTGCCACTTGCGAAAGCTATTGTTGAAGCACACAGTGGAACGATCGAGGTTGACAGCGAATTGGGTATTGGTACTACTTTTACAATCAACTTTTTAATTCCTACAAAATTGTAG
- a CDS encoding APC family permease — MSDNDKKLGVKDILLLNVAAILSIRQIPNVAPYGAASVMLWLLAAIFMFIPLAMVCGELSTGWPEEGGLFVWIREAMGERIGWINVFLYLCSCIVFFPLMLQFLTTTVGYTINASLAENKVYIGVTSIIIMWILTMLNIKGMDWTKKINNFGAIFGVFVPAGVLIILALYWLATGHPMATDYSAAKNWIPNLSKWDNIVFLSSMMFAFAGMEVAPMIAGHAKNPQKDFPRAIFLSALAIVGIYIIGTISMNTLFPAADSNIVAGIMQAMSAASVNLHMPWLLPVMGILIAFGALAQVNSWLVGPIYMLNVASGKNNILGKKISEVDPKTGAPKYALYVQAVLVSIFCLSTFISPSAEAAYWTLTALTTLVYFIPYLFMFASYLVLRKKRPEVNRTFKIPGKVLPIVLPIFGFASTLFAIALLFIPPSQINTGSLFVFELKVAGGGIVAAIAADLLYKKAKKNNEKVQIQ, encoded by the coding sequence ATGAGTGATAACGATAAAAAGCTAGGTGTAAAGGATATTCTTTTACTTAATGTAGCAGCAATACTTAGTATAAGACAGATACCTAATGTTGCACCATATGGAGCAGCATCAGTAATGCTTTGGCTATTAGCAGCTATATTTATGTTTATTCCTTTAGCAATGGTTTGTGGAGAACTTTCTACAGGCTGGCCAGAAGAGGGAGGACTCTTTGTATGGATAAGGGAAGCTATGGGAGAAAGAATAGGGTGGATAAACGTATTTTTATATCTATGTTCATGTATAGTTTTCTTCCCATTGATGCTTCAATTTTTAACAACAACTGTAGGATACACAATCAATGCCTCTTTAGCAGAAAATAAGGTTTACATTGGAGTTACCTCTATTATAATTATGTGGATATTAACTATGTTAAATATTAAAGGTATGGATTGGACAAAAAAGATAAATAACTTTGGAGCAATATTTGGTGTTTTTGTCCCAGCTGGTGTGCTTATTATTCTTGCATTATATTGGCTTGCAACTGGACATCCTATGGCAACAGATTATTCTGCAGCAAAAAATTGGATACCAAACTTATCAAAATGGGATAATATCGTATTCTTATCTTCAATGATGTTTGCATTTGCAGGAATGGAAGTTGCTCCAATGATTGCTGGACATGCTAAGAATCCGCAAAAAGATTTTCCAAGAGCTATTTTTCTATCAGCACTAGCCATTGTTGGAATTTATATAATAGGTACAATTTCAATGAATACTTTGTTTCCAGCAGCAGATTCAAATATAGTTGCAGGAATTATGCAGGCTATGAGTGCTGCTTCGGTTAATCTTCATATGCCATGGTTACTTCCGGTTATGGGAATACTTATTGCATTTGGAGCATTGGCACAGGTAAATTCCTGGCTTGTTGGACCAATCTATATGCTTAATGTAGCCAGCGGAAAAAATAATATACTTGGTAAAAAAATAAGTGAAGTAGACCCTAAAACAGGTGCACCCAAATATGCATTATATGTACAGGCCGTTTTAGTATCAATATTCTGTCTTTCAACATTTATATCTCCAAGTGCTGAAGCAGCCTACTGGACACTTACAGCTTTAACAACATTAGTTTACTTTATACCTTATCTTTTCATGTTTGCGTCATACTTAGTATTAAGAAAGAAAAGACCAGAAGTAAATCGTACATTTAAAATACCGGGAAAGGTTTTACCAATTGTCCTTCCTATATTTGGATTTGCTTCTACTTTATTTGCAATTGCCTTACTTTTCATTCCACCTTCACAAATAAACACAGGAAGTCTTTTCGTATTTGAATTAAAGGTAGCTGGTGGTGGAATAGTAGCTGCTATAGCTGCAGATTTATTGTATAAAAAAGCTAAGAAAAATAATGAAAAAGTACAAATTCAATAG
- a CDS encoding response regulator transcription factor: MKHIFFVEDNLSLISGLSFAIKKQGYEIDVARTSLEAETLWINWKYDLVILDVSLPDGSGYDLCKKIRKTSMVPIMFLTAADEETDIIMGLDIGGDDYITKPFKLAVFLSRINALLRRSDNFNQADTELNSNGIKVQLLKREVYKNEEQLDLTASEYKLLCLFMENPDIVLSPKQILSKLWDCDENYVDSNTLTVYIRRLRTKIEDNPGEPQKIVTVRRMGYKWNTID, encoded by the coding sequence ATGAAACATATTTTCTTTGTTGAAGATAATTTGAGCCTAATTAGTGGTTTATCTTTTGCCATCAAAAAGCAAGGATACGAAATAGACGTTGCCCGTACAAGTCTTGAAGCAGAAACATTATGGATAAATTGGAAATATGATTTAGTAATTTTGGACGTGTCACTTCCCGATGGCTCTGGCTATGATTTATGCAAAAAAATCCGTAAAACATCAATGGTACCGATTATGTTTCTTACCGCGGCTGATGAGGAAACGGATATCATCATGGGACTGGATATAGGAGGTGACGATTATATCACAAAGCCTTTCAAACTGGCGGTGTTCCTATCAAGAATAAATGCTCTGCTTCGCAGGAGTGATAATTTTAATCAAGCAGATACTGAATTAAATTCTAATGGCATAAAAGTACAACTGTTAAAAAGAGAAGTCTATAAAAATGAAGAACAGCTTGACTTAACAGCAAGCGAGTATAAATTGTTGTGCCTGTTCATGGAAAATCCAGATATTGTCCTTTCGCCGAAGCAGATTTTAAGCAAACTATGGGATTGCGACGAAAACTATGTAGATAGCAACACCCTTACTGTATATATACGCAGACTGCGTACGAAAATTGAAGATAATCCGGGCGAACCACAGAAAATAGTGACAGTTCGGCGTATGGGATATAAATGGAATACTATTGATTGA
- a CDS encoding alanine racemase codes for MSSTETAKKTRSELGKIFNETKTNILQKDRRFTSKNNHLHFEGVDLTEVGKKYPTPFYVYSEKEIIRNIDEIKDAFKSHPNTKIFYASKACSVMKVLRIVKESGICAEANSIYEVKKCLEIGFSGNQIVFNGVVKKKEDLEYAIKNDLYLINVDSFFELELIEEITNRLKKVANVCVRIEPNVSSPTHPGLITAYHAKSGIDLQDAEKMCKKILKMEYVHLKGLHMHVGDQVPTAEPFELATAIMVKEAARLEKVLGIKFELINVGGGIPVPYKYGNGDALEDYLYGGIDSYDFANVIIKEVHKWRKDIEICIEPGRKVVSSAGVLLTTLSCEKTKTNYDENNNVQDIVNWKFVDVGYSILSDSLHFDWYFNLFNASNIDTEYNDWFKVAGPLCDGGDYFHQGVDGEFYPLPKDTKFGDVLAFIDAGAYVIESQTVYNNRPRTAVALINKEGQVELIRREDNYADLVGYDIY; via the coding sequence ATGAGTTCAACAGAAACAGCTAAAAAAACAAGATCAGAGTTAGGTAAAATTTTTAATGAAACAAAAACCAACATCCTTCAAAAGGATAGAAGATTTACTTCAAAGAACAATCATTTACATTTTGAAGGCGTTGACCTAACAGAAGTTGGTAAAAAGTATCCAACACCATTTTATGTATACTCAGAAAAAGAAATTATAAGAAATATTGATGAAATTAAGGATGCTTTTAAATCACATCCAAATACAAAGATATTCTATGCATCTAAAGCTTGTTCAGTTATGAAAGTTTTAAGAATAGTAAAAGAAAGCGGTATATGTGCAGAAGCTAACTCAATCTATGAAGTAAAAAAATGTCTTGAGATTGGATTTAGTGGAAACCAGATAGTTTTCAATGGAGTTGTTAAGAAAAAAGAAGACTTAGAATATGCAATTAAAAATGACTTATATTTAATTAATGTAGATAGCTTCTTTGAACTTGAACTTATTGAAGAAATAACAAATAGACTGAAAAAGGTTGCAAATGTTTGTGTAAGAATAGAACCAAATGTTTCTTCACCAACACATCCAGGACTTATTACAGCATATCATGCAAAATCAGGAATAGATCTTCAAGATGCAGAGAAGATGTGCAAGAAAATACTTAAAATGGAATATGTACATTTAAAAGGTCTTCATATGCATGTAGGTGATCAAGTTCCAACAGCAGAGCCATTTGAACTTGCAACAGCTATTATGGTAAAGGAGGCTGCAAGGCTTGAAAAGGTTCTCGGAATTAAATTTGAACTTATTAACGTTGGCGGTGGGATTCCTGTTCCATATAAATATGGAAATGGAGATGCACTTGAGGATTATCTTTATGGAGGCATAGATTCATATGACTTTGCTAATGTAATAATTAAGGAAGTTCACAAATGGAGAAAAGACATCGAAATATGTATTGAACCAGGTCGTAAGGTAGTAAGCAGCGCAGGAGTTTTGTTAACTACACTTAGCTGTGAAAAGACAAAAACTAATTATGATGAAAACAACAATGTTCAAGATATTGTAAATTGGAAGTTTGTAGATGTAGGTTATAGTATATTATCAGATAGCCTTCACTTTGACTGGTATTTCAATCTATTTAATGCAAGTAACATAGATACAGAATATAATGATTGGTTTAAAGTTGCAGGTCCTCTATGTGATGGAGGAGATTATTTCCATCAAGGTGTTGACGGCGAATTTTATCCGCTTCCAAAGGATACTAAGTTTGGTGATGTTTTAGCATTTATTGATGCAGGTGCATATGTTATTGAAAGCCAAACAGTATATAATAATAGACCACGTACAGCAGTTGCCCTTATCAATAAAGAAGGTCAAGTTGAATTAATTAGACGTGAAGATAATTATGCTGACTTAGTTGGATACGATATTTATTAA
- a CDS encoding ABC transporter ATP-binding protein: MNLLEVKSISKTYGSGEAAVHALKDVSFSVPKGEFVAIVGESGSGKSTLLNMVGALDMPTSGKVFIDGKDIFSMKDSSLTIFRRRNIGFIFQSFNLIPELTVEQNIIFPVLLDYQKPDKKYLEELLTVLNLKERRSHLPSQLSGGQQQRVAIGRALITRPSLILADEPTGNLDTQNSSEVITLLKQAAKKYEQTIIMITHSRSIAQTADRILQVSDGVLTDFGRCQE; this comes from the coding sequence ATGAATTTACTAGAAGTTAAATCAATTTCTAAAACCTATGGCAGCGGTGAAGCTGCCGTACACGCATTAAAAGATGTCAGCTTTTCCGTTCCAAAAGGCGAATTTGTCGCAATCGTTGGAGAATCTGGCTCCGGCAAAAGTACACTTCTGAATATGGTAGGTGCGCTTGATATGCCCACTTCCGGCAAGGTATTTATTGATGGTAAAGATATTTTTTCAATGAAAGATAGTAGCTTAACAATCTTCCGCCGCAGGAATATTGGATTTATTTTTCAGAGTTTTAATCTAATTCCAGAATTAACTGTTGAGCAAAACATTATATTTCCCGTATTGCTTGATTACCAGAAACCCGACAAAAAGTATCTGGAAGAATTACTTACGGTACTTAATCTGAAAGAACGCCGCAGCCATTTACCCAGTCAATTATCTGGTGGACAGCAACAGCGTGTGGCAATAGGACGTGCGCTGATTACTCGGCCATCGCTTATCCTTGCCGACGAGCCAACGGGTAATTTGGACACTCAGAACAGCAGCGAAGTAATAACTTTGCTGAAACAAGCTGCAAAGAAGTATGAGCAGACCATTATTATGATTACTCATAGCCGAAGTATTGCACAGACAGCAGACCGGATACTGCAAGTGTCCGACGGCGTACTCACCGATTTTGGGAGGTGCCAGGAATGA
- a CDS encoding sigma 54-interacting transcriptional regulator, with product MNDNLKNAVNLFSDFFEVLRYPVAVIDKEGKYIYYNIYDAEIDKSSVKDNLGKYILDSYKNLTEETSTMLRSLKHGERFIDKHQIYITKTGKTVDYMHTTLPLYDENKNIIGAIEIGRDISQIKQLTDTVLDLSAKLYTHYEENPNQLEGQDEILTRNEKMISQINKLDIYSQTDFPILIYGETGTGKELFSKRAHKKSKRANKPFVTLNCAGIPDTLLESMLFGTEKGAFTGAEKRKGLFEIADGGTLFLDELNSMPMNIQPKLLRVLQDGTFLRLGSNQQIHVDVRIIAAMNQSPEEAIEKGALRRDLFYRISTCMISIPPLRHRKEDISLLAYLFLEKYSKELGHNLKHINPQVINRLEQNSWPGNVRMLENVIKRSIMLEDKNHIALNDLVFDMGEEIFSNKIEPNDSPNDTITPIGSSLTEMVDNYEKEIIEKAMIQYKNNIKRAAEALKIPRSTLQYKLLKYDIKTAN from the coding sequence ATGAACGATAATTTAAAAAATGCGGTTAATTTATTTAGTGATTTTTTCGAAGTTTTAAGATACCCAGTTGCAGTAATAGATAAAGAAGGTAAATATATATATTATAATATTTATGATGCCGAAATTGACAAATCCTCCGTTAAGGATAATTTGGGAAAATACATTCTAGATTCATATAAAAATCTTACAGAAGAAACTAGTACTATGTTAAGATCCCTAAAACACGGAGAAAGATTTATTGATAAACATCAGATATATATAACTAAAACAGGAAAAACTGTTGACTATATGCATACAACCCTTCCTTTATATGATGAGAATAAAAATATAATAGGAGCTATAGAAATTGGCAGAGATATAAGTCAAATAAAACAGTTAACAGATACTGTACTTGACTTATCTGCAAAATTATATACACATTATGAAGAAAATCCAAACCAACTAGAAGGTCAAGATGAGATTCTAACAAGAAATGAGAAAATGATTTCACAAATAAATAAGCTTGATATATATTCACAAACTGATTTCCCAATTCTCATCTATGGGGAAACTGGCACTGGAAAAGAGCTATTTTCTAAAAGAGCTCATAAAAAAAGTAAACGGGCAAACAAACCATTTGTTACTTTAAATTGTGCAGGAATTCCAGATACCTTACTTGAAAGTATGCTTTTTGGAACTGAAAAAGGTGCATTTACAGGTGCTGAAAAGCGTAAGGGGCTTTTTGAAATTGCTGATGGAGGAACTTTATTTCTAGATGAGTTAAATTCAATGCCTATGAATATTCAGCCAAAGTTACTTCGTGTACTTCAAGATGGTACATTCTTAAGGCTTGGAAGCAATCAACAAATTCATGTAGATGTAAGAATAATTGCAGCAATGAACCAATCCCCAGAGGAAGCAATTGAAAAAGGTGCCTTAAGGCGAGATCTTTTTTATAGAATTAGTACCTGCATGATATCTATACCCCCATTAAGGCATAGAAAGGAAGATATTTCATTATTGGCTTACTTATTTCTTGAAAAATACTCAAAGGAACTTGGACATAATCTTAAGCATATAAATCCTCAAGTTATTAATAGATTAGAACAAAATAGCTGGCCTGGAAATGTAAGAATGCTTGAAAATGTTATAAAGAGAAGTATTATGTTAGAGGACAAGAACCATATTGCACTTAATGATCTTGTTTTTGATATGGGTGAAGAAATTTTCTCAAATAAAATAGAACCAAATGATTCACCAAATGATACTATTACACCTATTGGCAGTTCACTAACTGAAATGGTAGATAACTATGAAAAAGAAATTATTGAAAAGGCAATGATCCAATATAAAAACAACATAAAAAGGGCTGCAGAAGCACTAAAAATACCTCGCTCAACCCTTCAGTATAAACTTCTAAAATATGATATAAAAACTGCTAATTAA